The proteins below are encoded in one region of Winogradskyella helgolandensis:
- a CDS encoding 1-phosphofructokinase family hexose kinase, which produces MNIITLTINPALDKSATINHLVPEQKLKCHAIEFQAGGGGVNISRVLHTLGVKNNCMFTCGGDTGQTLKRLLEEEQLNITPIPVEAWTRENLAVVDAKTELQYRFGMPGQGLSTTEIENLKSTINKLVTEDTILIMSGSVPDTMAPDFYIQLIDSLTAKNVKIIVDTSGEALKASLQKPVFLMKPNQGELAQLAGKDFLTKTEQEAFAMQLIHNKQAQYVVVSLGARGAFLASTNGIVYQNTPSVKVKSTIGAGDSMVAGLIYAITHNLSPANILKWGVICGVATTMTGGTNLASKENIQKVVDLLKE; this is translated from the coding sequence ATGAATATCATTACCCTCACCATAAATCCCGCATTAGACAAAAGCGCCACCATAAACCATTTAGTCCCTGAACAAAAACTAAAATGCCACGCTATCGAATTTCAAGCGGGTGGAGGCGGAGTGAATATTTCAAGAGTCCTGCATACTTTAGGCGTTAAAAATAACTGTATGTTTACCTGCGGTGGCGATACAGGCCAAACCTTAAAACGCTTATTAGAAGAAGAACAACTTAACATCACACCAATACCTGTAGAAGCGTGGACACGTGAAAACCTAGCTGTTGTAGATGCTAAAACCGAATTACAATACCGTTTCGGAATGCCAGGACAAGGCTTAAGTACTACTGAAATAGAAAACCTTAAAAGCACTATAAATAAGTTAGTTACAGAAGACACTATACTTATTATGAGTGGTAGCGTTCCAGATACCATGGCACCAGACTTTTACATCCAACTCATAGATAGCCTCACCGCTAAAAACGTCAAAATCATCGTAGATACCTCTGGCGAAGCTTTAAAAGCAAGCCTCCAAAAACCGGTATTTCTAATGAAACCCAACCAAGGAGAACTTGCCCAATTAGCTGGCAAAGACTTTTTAACAAAAACCGAACAAGAGGCATTTGCCATGCAACTCATCCATAACAAACAGGCACAATATGTGGTGGTTTCCTTAGGTGCTCGTGGTGCTTTTTTAGCCTCAACAAACGGTATCGTATACCAAAATACACCTTCCGTAAAAGTAAAGAGTACCATTGGTGCTGGCGATAGTATGGTAGCGGGCTTAATTTATGCCATAACACATAACTTATCTCCTGCCAACATTCTAAAATGGGGTGTTATCTGCGGTGTTGCAACCACCATGACAGGCGGCACCAATTTAGCATCCAAAGAAAATATACAAAAGGTGGTAGACTTGCTAAAAGAGTAA